In a single window of the Elaeis guineensis isolate ETL-2024a chromosome 6, EG11, whole genome shotgun sequence genome:
- the LOC105046942 gene encoding LOW QUALITY PROTEIN: BTB/POZ domain-containing protein At3g22104 (The sequence of the model RefSeq protein was modified relative to this genomic sequence to represent the inferred CDS: inserted 2 bases in 1 codon), protein MEVTCDLEVDVNGEEIFLVSKEVLLSFSGRLRKLFNKRSVAAVRKTLKVIFHDFPGGPEAFELMTRFCYNKGRIQITPANTCVLHCIAQFMEMSEDVSSSPNLIKLTEKSLEGILYWTWSEIVNALKQCQDFFPTAISSGIVDKILETLVGRITTASDASPTGSSPENSTFRFSCDTRSTLSTKSSSYRAWWFEDLVILNSDPSKKXNQDMVSQNVDHVMVSRFLFHYIKYKFFHATSDEKKKATEIVVDLLYSLDRSSVSCKSLFEILRISSSLNLSKCCRSRLESMIGSQIDQATLDNLLVPAPAGMGSLYDVNLVLTFVKSFLSTGGRASLTRLKRVGNLIDLYLAEVAPDSCLKPSKFILLTTALPDSARDSHDAMYQAIDIYLEVHARLSEEEKMNICCAINYEKLSLESCKHLAQNSKFPSRTAIQALISQQLKLKSLLQEANNLKSFSTPLKGNDYKKNQCDDGEQIILYAKKLNLPMENEKLKAHLQGMQCRLMELEKLCQKMRTEMAKIMKTGESSPGSSRSLPRLCS, encoded by the exons GAAGTCCTTTTGTCATTCTCTGGCAGGCTAAGGAAGCTGTTTAACAAACGATCAGTTGCAGCTGTGAGAAAGACTCTGAAAGTAATATTCCATGACTTTCCAGGAGGGCCCGAGGCATTTGAGCTCATGACCAGGTTCTGCTACAATAAGGGCAGAATTCAAATAACCCCCGCTAATACCTGTGTTCTCCACTGCATAGCCCAGTTTATGGAGATGAGTGAGGATGTCTCTTCCTCCCCAAACTTGATCAAGCTGACCGAAAAATCTCTTGAGGGAATCCTTTATTGGACATGGTCCGAGATCGTGAATGCGTTGAAACAGTGCCAAGATTTCTTTCCTACAGCCATCTCCTCAGGGATCGTTGATAAGATATTAGAGACTCTAGTAGGAAGAATCACAACAGCCAGTGATGCAAGTCCTACAGGTTCCTCTCCGGAGAACTCCACTTTCCGCTTTTCATGTGATACAAGAAGTACCCTTAGCACAAAAAGCAGCAGTTACCGAGCTTGGTGGTTTGAAGATCTTGTGATTTTGAACtctgatccatcgaaaaa tAATCAGGACATGGTTTCTCAGAATGTAGATCATGTGATGGTCAGTAGGTTCCTCTTTCACTacatcaaatataaatttttccatGCCACCTCTGATGAGAAGAAGAAAGCCACAGAAATTGTCGTCGACTTGCTCTACTCTCTTGATAGAAGCTCAGTGTCCTGCAAGAGCTTGTTTGAGATTCTTCGGATCTCATCATCTCTGAATCtaagcaagtgttgcaggagcaGATTGGAGAGTATGATAGGAAGTCAGATTGATCAAGCAACATTGGACAATTTACTGGTGCCAGCCCCAGCTGGGATGGGCAGTCTTTATGATGTAAATCTAGTCTTAAcgtttgtaaaatcttttcttagTACTGGAGGCCGAGCATCTTTAACTAGATTGAAGCGGGTGGGGAACTTAATTGACTTATACTTGGCAGAAGTTGCTCCTGATTCATGTTTGAAGCCCTCAAAATTCATTTTACTAACTACAGCCCTGCCTGATTCTGCAAGAGATTCTCATGATGCCATGTACCAAGCCATCGACATTTACCTTGAG GTTCATGCTCGATTATCCGAGGAAGAGAAGATGAATATATGTTGCGCAATAAATTACGAGAAGCTCTCATTGGAATCCTGCAAGCACCTTGCGCAGAACTCAAAATTTCCTTCGAGGACAGCAATCCAAGCACTAATTTCTCAGCAACTGAAGCTCAAGAGCCTGCTCCAAGAAGCCAACAACTTAAAGTCTTTCAGTACTCCTCTCAAGGGAAATGACTATAAGAAAAATCAATGCGATGATGGCGAGCAGATCATACTTTACGCAAAGAAGCTCAATTTGCCAATGGAGAATGAGAAGCTCAAAGCCCATCTGCAAGGGATGCAATGCAGGTTGATGGAATTAGAGAAGCTTTGCCAAAAAATGCGAACGGAGATGGCAAAGATCATGAAGACCGGGGAATCCAGTCCTGGCAGCTCGAGATCGCTCCCGAGACTCTGTTCATGA